One stretch of Anabrus simplex isolate iqAnaSimp1 chromosome 3, ASM4041472v1, whole genome shotgun sequence DNA includes these proteins:
- the LOC136867240 gene encoding uncharacterized protein, with protein MFLRLCIFSLLLWMGCTAQVQPGDTRKEFWSDGGIQHYITKSLEDIRDHYVESTREIMVKFNNKAIPLYRRILNFFNESTQTILSAYKHVISDSFGFYSRMTVECQDLEAVYREKSYKVHHLLLQCVAKATREYLIIAQRASENIRTESRNFISQLSDSLEDCRQGVEEIDVPRCLSDRLENGVNPLERLSEFAQEEMAWATAKAALVSNDMYVCFGKQTLKVGEEASNLLEHSRKCAAEFIQLLSSDPREDLHTPPPSQIESNQILSSLSESFFREHGGQITQDDISPTKLKPEEMSSAEGDL; from the exons ATGTTTCTCAGACTGTGTATATTCAGTTTGCTTCTGTGGATGGGATGTACGGCTCAG GTACAACCTGGTGATACAAGGAAGGAGTTTTGGAGCGATGGTGGTATACAACACTACATCACCAAGTCATTAGAGGATATTAGGGATCATTACGTTGAATCGACGAGGGAGATTATGGTAAAATTTAATAACAAGGCCATTCCACTTTACAGAAGAATCCTTAACTTCTTCAACGAATCAACACAGACCATTCTTTCGGCATATAAACATGTCATAAGTGACTCCTTCGGATTTTATTCCCGGATGACGGTCGAATGTCAGGATCTGGAGGCTGTTTATCGAGAGAAGAGTTACAAAGTTCACCATCTTCTGCTTCAGTGTGTAGCAAAGGCAACGAGGGAGTATCTGATAATCGCTCAAAGAGCAAGTGAAAACATACGTACAGAAAGTAGAAACTTTATTAGTCAACTATCAGACTCCCTAGAGGATTGCCGTCAAGGCGTTGAGGAAATAGACGTACCACGCTGTCTGTCGGACCGACTGGAGAACGGAGTCAACCCTCTGGAGCGTCTTAGTGAGTTCGCGCAGGAAGAAATGGCTTGGGCGACGGCAAAGGCAGCTCTAGTCTCGAATGACATGTACGTGTGCTTCGGCAAGCAGACTTTGAAGGTGGGAGAGGAAGCATCCAATCTGCTTGAACATTCTCGCAAATGTGCTGCAGAATTCATACAGCTACTCTCTTCAGACCCCCGAGAAGATTTGCACACACCACCACCTTCTCAGATCGAGTCAAATCAAATTCTAAGTTCGTTAAGTGAATCATTTTTCAGGGAACATGGTGGACAAATAACTCAAGACGATATATCACCGACGAAATTAAAACCCGAAGAAATGTCATCTGCAGAAGGGGACCTCTGA